One region of Trinickia violacea genomic DNA includes:
- a CDS encoding aromatic ring-hydroxylating oxygenase subunit alpha: protein MEAQATYWKDYGKPEPGSVIVDPPTLESILDADDEERAVPLKRRGDYRPEPRLIPYDRYLDPRYVPLEVEHIWNKQWQLACREEDIPNVGDRTTYDVVDKSFLVVRTSATEIKAYYNSCRHRARKLCSGKSNSKHIQCPFHGWVYGLDGKLEWIPLAQEFPHVDSEHNSLVPVNVATWGGNVFINPDPAAAPLEESLGILVDHFKNYPIEERYTAMRILIKVRCNWKAAQEAFMEGYHVVETHADGMPMFGSAATQIDIWKDGRGYVSRLCTPGMTTDAYIADRVTPREGLVLYCHAQELPLPPEDRGLTAVDARRYAAESKRAQLEAQTGRDYSGEPVSYFIDMAKYFMFPNFHPWWGEGLPWWYNFTPIGDNPDHSLMEVRILLPIPANGERPPVPEPIELDFDEKASDRPELGAMGHIIDQDLANMLAVQQGFKAAAPGTAYLTLANEHEAKIRHFYELYDRLLGLDAQATTEPGAATAPIVPKHD from the coding sequence ATGGAAGCTCAAGCGACCTACTGGAAGGACTATGGCAAGCCAGAGCCGGGCAGCGTGATCGTCGACCCGCCGACACTTGAGTCAATTCTCGACGCCGACGACGAGGAGCGGGCCGTTCCCCTCAAGAGACGTGGCGACTACCGCCCGGAGCCGCGCCTGATCCCTTACGATCGCTATCTCGATCCGAGGTATGTGCCGCTGGAAGTCGAGCATATCTGGAACAAGCAGTGGCAGCTCGCGTGTCGCGAGGAAGACATCCCGAACGTCGGCGACCGCACCACCTACGATGTGGTCGACAAGTCCTTTCTCGTGGTGCGCACCAGCGCGACGGAGATCAAGGCCTACTACAACAGCTGCCGGCATCGCGCGCGCAAGCTCTGCAGCGGCAAGTCGAACAGTAAGCACATCCAGTGCCCGTTTCATGGCTGGGTGTACGGTCTCGACGGAAAGCTCGAGTGGATTCCGCTGGCGCAGGAATTCCCGCACGTCGACTCCGAGCACAACAGCCTCGTGCCTGTAAACGTGGCGACCTGGGGTGGCAACGTGTTCATCAATCCGGACCCGGCCGCTGCTCCGCTCGAGGAGTCGCTGGGCATCCTCGTCGACCACTTCAAGAACTACCCGATCGAAGAGCGCTACACGGCGATGCGCATCCTCATCAAGGTGCGCTGTAACTGGAAGGCTGCTCAGGAAGCCTTCATGGAGGGCTATCACGTCGTGGAGACGCATGCCGACGGCATGCCGATGTTCGGCTCGGCGGCGACGCAGATCGACATCTGGAAAGACGGCAGGGGCTACGTCAGCCGTTTGTGCACGCCTGGGATGACGACCGACGCGTACATCGCGGACCGCGTGACGCCGCGCGAGGGCCTGGTGCTGTATTGCCACGCGCAGGAACTGCCGCTGCCGCCGGAGGACCGGGGTTTGACGGCCGTCGACGCGCGCCGCTATGCGGCGGAATCAAAGCGGGCCCAGCTGGAGGCGCAGACCGGCCGCGATTATTCCGGCGAGCCTGTCAGCTATTTCATCGACATGGCGAAGTACTTCATGTTCCCCAACTTCCATCCGTGGTGGGGGGAAGGGTTGCCGTGGTGGTACAACTTCACGCCGATCGGCGACAACCCCGATCATTCGTTGATGGAAGTCCGCATCCTGCTGCCCATCCCCGCCAACGGAGAGCGGCCGCCGGTACCCGAGCCGATCGAGCTCGACTTTGACGAGAAGGCCTCGGACCGGCCGGAATTGGGCGCGATGGGCCACATCATCGACCAGGACCTGGCCAACATGCTCGCCGTTCAGCAGGGATTCAAGGCGGCGGCACCGGGCACGGCGTACTTGACGCTTGCCAACGAGCACGAAGCGAAGATCCGCCACTTCTACGAACTGTATGACCGGCTGCTCGGCCTCGATGCGCAAGCAACGACGGAACCGGGCGCGGCGACGGCGCCCATCGTACCGAAACACGATTGA
- a CDS encoding AMP-binding protein: protein MEYRWSNCGSITIPSALSEACARWPDKVFLDFSGETYTYAEVDRASTRIAHGLMALGIAPGDRVCSMLDNGSDAVFTWFAVNKLGAIFVPINTDMKGEFLRHQLADAEPEVVIAEGHYAGRILAIENGIPGVHTLVCRGPLPDTPSRLVIHDLDSIRSDNLTPVEHSCRPGDLALLIYTSGTTGPSKGCMVSHNYVCNFAARTAWAIGLVPDDVLWTPCPLFHMAAASCIVISAMLTGATASVYRRFSVSNFWPEIERSRATVTLLISVMLSLVPNAPDTEASRRCRGQLRLVWGGPLNAQLITAWKERFGVRQVACPSYAMSEAGLIVATPVDTPDVPAGSSGGRIEDFDVRIVDDDGEECPPGVPGEIILRPRKPDIMFQGYWRRPNETLAVSRNFWFHTGDIGKFDEKGFFYFVDRKKDYLRYGGENISSFEVESAFLAHPDVAEVAVHAVLSAVAEDELKVTAVLKPDVSLTEEALCRWSLDHLPHFAIPRFIEFRAQLPRTATGRVQKFELRSQGVTETTWDRHKSNIAVSRR from the coding sequence ATGGAGTATCGGTGGTCCAATTGCGGCTCGATAACGATACCGTCTGCGTTAAGCGAGGCATGTGCGAGATGGCCTGACAAGGTCTTTCTCGATTTTTCCGGCGAAACGTACACCTATGCGGAGGTTGACCGGGCCTCGACGCGAATCGCCCACGGCCTCATGGCATTGGGTATCGCCCCGGGTGATCGAGTGTGTTCCATGCTCGACAACGGCAGCGATGCCGTCTTCACCTGGTTTGCCGTCAACAAGCTCGGGGCGATCTTCGTGCCGATCAACACCGACATGAAGGGTGAGTTTCTGCGTCACCAGCTGGCGGACGCGGAACCGGAGGTGGTCATCGCCGAAGGTCACTATGCAGGTCGTATCCTGGCCATCGAGAACGGCATACCCGGAGTACACACGCTTGTTTGTCGCGGGCCGCTTCCGGACACGCCGTCACGGCTTGTGATTCACGATCTCGATTCGATCCGCTCGGACAATTTGACCCCCGTCGAGCATTCGTGCAGGCCTGGCGATCTGGCGCTGCTGATCTATACGTCCGGCACAACGGGGCCGTCGAAAGGGTGCATGGTAAGCCACAATTACGTATGCAATTTTGCTGCACGAACCGCGTGGGCTATCGGTCTCGTCCCGGACGACGTCCTGTGGACGCCGTGCCCGTTATTTCACATGGCAGCCGCAAGCTGCATTGTCATCAGCGCTATGCTCACCGGCGCAACCGCGTCGGTTTATCGGCGCTTCTCGGTTTCCAATTTTTGGCCGGAGATTGAAAGAAGCCGCGCTACGGTCACGTTGTTGATCAGCGTCATGCTGTCCCTCGTCCCGAATGCTCCGGATACGGAGGCTTCGCGGCGCTGCCGTGGGCAACTCAGACTCGTCTGGGGTGGGCCGCTCAACGCGCAACTCATAACGGCGTGGAAAGAGCGCTTCGGTGTGCGACAGGTTGCGTGCCCGAGCTATGCCATGTCGGAAGCCGGCCTCATCGTTGCTACGCCTGTCGATACCCCGGACGTGCCCGCGGGGTCGTCAGGTGGGCGTATCGAGGATTTCGACGTCAGAATCGTCGATGACGACGGCGAGGAATGTCCGCCTGGCGTTCCAGGGGAAATCATTTTGCGCCCTCGCAAGCCGGACATCATGTTCCAAGGTTATTGGCGCCGCCCCAACGAGACGCTCGCCGTGAGCCGCAACTTCTGGTTTCATACGGGCGATATCGGCAAGTTCGACGAGAAGGGGTTCTTTTACTTCGTTGATAGAAAAAAGGACTACCTGCGATACGGCGGGGAAAATATCTCAAGCTTCGAAGTCGAGTCTGCCTTCCTCGCTCATCCAGACGTCGCTGAGGTGGCGGTTCATGCGGTGTTGTCTGCCGTCGCGGAAGATGAATTGAAGGTTACGGCAGTCCTCAAGCCTGATGTCTCGTTGACCGAAGAGGCGCTGTGCCGCTGGTCGCTGGACCACCTTCCGCATTTTGCGATTCCCAGATTCATCGAATTCAGGGCTCAATTGCCAAGAACCGCCACGGGCCGAGTCCAAAAATTCGAACTTAGAAGTCAAGGCGTGACCGAGACAACCTGGGATCGGCATAAATCAAATATCGCAGTGTCACGACGGTGA
- a CDS encoding efflux RND transporter permease subunit, whose protein sequence is MVEIKRSEPMEVVRDPYQFDEKSGNVLERLIFNNRVWVVIACALLTAFFAFQLRGLVISASYEKMLPHTHPYIRNFLENRGELRGLGDTVRIAVDNPRGDIFDPDYLKTLAKVNDEVFLLPGVNRAWMKSIFTPVVRWTEVTEDGFVGGPVLPDTFNGSSQSIDQLRINIARAGVVGSLVGNDYRSSMIVVPLLATNAEGKPIDYEALSSALDKIRAKYSKVGLDGKPQVRIHIVGFAKLVGDLIDGLVKVMYFFLAAAAVASIIIYLFTRCIRSTVLVVACSLIAVVWQLGIVAMLGQGIDPFSILVPFLVFAIGVSHGAQKMNGIMLDVGRGTHKWVAARYTYRRLFLAGMTALLADAVGFAVLTVIDIPVIRDLAITASLGVGVLIFTNLILLPVLLSYVGVSKSAAKRSLIQDQDEAGGKGMGQIWHFLDRFTERRWAIGTVVLAGILAVVGYVGGLGLKVGDLDAGAPELRPNSRYNLDNAFITGHYGISSDEFAVMVKTPANKCSSFENLIETDRLAWTLAQVPGVQRTASLADTVRSYTMGSFEGNPKWMTVSESQGLIDPQINNAVSWSSEYLNGDCSLLPVIAYLSDHKAATLDRVTQAASAFAAKHDTSERKFLLAAGNAGVDAATNIVVKQANQTMLFYVYGAVILLCALTFRNWRAVVVAVLPLALTSLLAEAVMAALGVGVKVATLPVVALGVGIGVDYALYLLSVQLACQRRGLSLSEAYKQAVGFTGKVVGLVGVTLAAGVVTWAWSPIKFQADMGIMLTFMFLWNMVGALVLIPALSYFLLSDVRRTQPAAAIQLDGLKSTNNMS, encoded by the coding sequence ATGGTCGAAATTAAAAGGTCGGAGCCGATGGAAGTTGTTCGCGATCCGTATCAATTTGACGAGAAATCCGGAAATGTCCTGGAAAGGCTGATATTCAATAACCGAGTCTGGGTGGTCATCGCCTGCGCATTGCTCACCGCATTTTTTGCGTTCCAGTTGCGGGGATTGGTCATCAGCGCAAGCTACGAGAAGATGCTGCCCCACACCCACCCGTACATCAGGAATTTCCTGGAGAACCGGGGCGAGTTGCGGGGACTCGGCGATACGGTCCGCATCGCCGTGGATAACCCGAGAGGCGATATCTTTGATCCGGATTACCTTAAGACTCTGGCCAAGGTCAATGACGAGGTTTTCTTGCTGCCCGGGGTCAACCGAGCATGGATGAAGTCGATCTTCACCCCCGTCGTGCGCTGGACCGAGGTCACGGAGGACGGGTTCGTCGGTGGCCCCGTGTTACCCGATACGTTCAACGGCTCGTCGCAATCGATCGACCAGCTTCGCATCAATATCGCGCGAGCCGGCGTAGTGGGCAGCCTCGTGGGGAACGACTATCGATCGAGCATGATCGTAGTCCCGCTTCTCGCGACGAATGCAGAGGGCAAGCCCATTGATTACGAGGCGTTGTCTTCCGCTTTGGACAAGATTCGCGCCAAGTACAGCAAGGTCGGGCTTGACGGCAAGCCTCAGGTTCGAATCCATATCGTCGGTTTCGCCAAACTGGTCGGCGACCTGATCGATGGCCTCGTGAAGGTCATGTACTTCTTCCTTGCGGCCGCGGCTGTGGCAAGCATCATCATTTACCTGTTCACACGTTGCATTCGCAGTACCGTTCTGGTGGTTGCGTGTTCGCTGATTGCCGTGGTGTGGCAGCTTGGCATTGTCGCAATGCTGGGCCAGGGTATCGACCCGTTTTCGATTCTTGTCCCGTTCCTCGTATTCGCCATTGGCGTATCCCACGGCGCGCAGAAGATGAACGGCATCATGCTCGATGTCGGGCGTGGAACGCACAAATGGGTGGCGGCACGCTATACCTATCGCCGATTGTTTCTGGCCGGCATGACGGCGTTGCTCGCCGATGCAGTGGGCTTCGCGGTATTGACCGTTATCGACATTCCGGTCATTCGCGATTTGGCGATTACCGCCAGCCTCGGAGTCGGTGTCCTGATCTTTACCAACCTCATTCTGTTGCCTGTGCTGCTTTCCTATGTAGGTGTCAGCAAGTCGGCGGCGAAGCGCTCGTTGATACAGGATCAGGACGAAGCGGGCGGCAAGGGGATGGGGCAGATCTGGCACTTCCTCGATCGCTTTACGGAAAGGCGATGGGCGATCGGAACCGTAGTGCTCGCGGGCATCCTTGCCGTCGTGGGTTATGTCGGCGGCCTCGGACTGAAAGTGGGCGACCTGGATGCTGGCGCACCTGAGCTACGCCCGAACTCGCGATACAACCTCGATAACGCGTTCATCACCGGCCACTATGGGATTTCGAGCGACGAATTCGCGGTCATGGTCAAGACACCGGCCAACAAGTGCAGCTCGTTCGAGAATCTCATCGAGACCGATCGGCTGGCATGGACGCTCGCCCAGGTGCCGGGCGTGCAAAGGACGGCTTCGCTCGCTGACACGGTCCGCTCCTACACGATGGGTTCATTCGAAGGCAATCCGAAATGGATGACGGTCAGCGAGAGTCAAGGCCTGATCGATCCGCAGATCAACAATGCCGTCTCCTGGAGTTCGGAATATCTCAACGGGGACTGTTCGCTACTGCCTGTCATCGCGTACTTGTCGGACCACAAAGCCGCGACGCTGGATCGGGTGACGCAGGCGGCAAGTGCGTTCGCGGCGAAGCACGATACGAGCGAGCGCAAGTTCCTGCTCGCGGCCGGCAATGCGGGTGTGGACGCAGCAACGAACATTGTCGTCAAGCAGGCCAACCAGACGATGCTGTTCTATGTGTACGGTGCGGTGATCCTGTTGTGCGCGCTGACCTTCCGGAACTGGCGCGCGGTAGTGGTTGCGGTCCTGCCTCTGGCCTTGACCTCCCTTCTCGCGGAAGCGGTCATGGCGGCCCTCGGCGTCGGCGTGAAAGTGGCAACACTGCCCGTCGTGGCGCTTGGCGTAGGGATCGGTGTCGATTACGCCCTGTACCTGCTCAGTGTGCAGCTAGCCTGTCAGCGGCGGGGACTGAGTCTGTCGGAAGCCTACAAGCAGGCGGTCGGGTTCACCGGAAAGGTAGTGGGCCTGGTGGGCGTGACGCTGGCTGCGGGCGTTGTGACCTGGGCCTGGTCTCCCATCAAGTTCCAGGCTGACATGGGGATCATGCTGACCTTCATGTTCCTCTGGAACATGGTCGGTGCGCTCGTACTGATTCCGGCACTTTCGTACTTCCTGCTCAGCGATGTTCGTCGTACTCAACCGGCCGCGGCAATTCAATTGGATGGACTGAAAAGCACTAACAACATGAGCTGA
- a CDS encoding WD40/YVTN/BNR-like repeat-containing protein — protein sequence MLLLALLTPPVVQAFQGPADVPAVPSALSARVPLIAVTRAGQRIVAVGLRGDVVFSDDEGKTWAQASVPVSTDLVAVSFPTAKDGWAVGHGGVVIHSSDGGATWVKQMDGKQFSALALNYYQKATAEKPSANLTPIYEQAKALSSADSTRALLDVYFENDTSGFVVGAFNRIFHTEDGGKTWTPWMDRTNNPHELHFYSVHGGGGRILLTGEQGMVWELNRAQQVFEPKPTPYKGTLFGSVEAGNNLYVFGMRGSLFRSSDDGKTWVRIDVPSLAGVTGGIALADDGVLLVNQAGIALLSHDGGKSFQSVKLVRPMSYFGIGAASGSRVALVGSEGVRVEPLPQTSGHEVAAQH from the coding sequence GTGTTGCTTCTCGCTCTGCTCACGCCGCCGGTGGTGCAGGCATTTCAAGGGCCGGCGGACGTGCCGGCCGTGCCCAGCGCACTGTCTGCGCGTGTGCCGCTCATTGCCGTTACGCGTGCGGGTCAGCGCATCGTGGCGGTAGGGCTTCGCGGAGACGTCGTGTTTTCCGACGATGAGGGGAAGACCTGGGCGCAGGCAAGCGTTCCCGTGAGTACGGATCTTGTCGCGGTTTCGTTTCCGACCGCGAAAGATGGCTGGGCGGTGGGTCATGGAGGCGTCGTCATTCATTCGAGTGACGGCGGTGCGACGTGGGTCAAGCAGATGGACGGCAAGCAGTTTTCGGCGCTCGCGCTCAATTACTACCAAAAGGCGACCGCGGAGAAGCCTTCCGCCAACTTGACGCCTATCTATGAGCAGGCGAAGGCGCTGTCGAGCGCTGACAGTACCCGGGCGTTGCTTGACGTCTACTTCGAGAACGACACGAGCGGGTTTGTCGTTGGCGCTTTCAACCGGATATTCCATACCGAGGATGGCGGGAAGACATGGACTCCCTGGATGGATCGGACGAACAATCCGCACGAGCTGCACTTCTATTCGGTACATGGCGGCGGTGGGCGCATCTTGCTGACGGGCGAGCAAGGCATGGTGTGGGAACTGAATCGGGCACAGCAGGTTTTTGAGCCGAAGCCGACGCCGTACAAGGGCACGCTGTTCGGCTCAGTGGAAGCAGGGAACAACCTCTACGTCTTTGGCATGAGGGGAAGCCTTTTTCGCAGTTCCGATGACGGCAAGACCTGGGTCAGGATCGATGTGCCAAGCCTGGCCGGGGTCACGGGCGGCATTGCGCTTGCCGATGACGGCGTGCTGCTGGTCAATCAAGCGGGCATTGCCCTGCTAAGTCACGACGGCGGGAAGTCCTTTCAGTCCGTCAAGCTGGTGCGACCGATGTCCTACTTTGGCATTGGCGCGGCTTCCGGCAGCCGGGTCGCCTTGGTGGGCTCCGAGGGAGTGCGGGTGGAGCCTTTGCCTCAGACTTCCGGTCATGAAGTCGCGGCGCAGCACTGA